A single window of Rhizophagus irregularis chromosome 28, complete sequence DNA harbors:
- a CDS encoding translocase of the inner membrane: MSRYDFNRDPCPWVILNDTGGAFAMGAIGGGIWHFVKGAKNSPKGERIIGAITAVKARSPVLGGNFAVWGGLFSTFDCALKGIRQKEDPWNLIASGFLTGGFLAARGGIGAATRSACFGACVLAIIEGVTFATGRFTSPPPVMQVPDIRPQSPNPQ; the protein is encoded by the exons ATGTCACGATATGATTTTAATCGTGATCCTTG tccATGGGTAATACTAAATGATACTGGAGGCGCGTTCGCAATGGGGGCTATTGGTGGTGGTATATGGCATTTTGTCAAAGGAGCGAAAAATTCACCAAAG ggAGAACGAATAATCGGTGCAATTACAGCTGTAAAAGCTCGTTCACCCGTTTTAGGTGGTAATTTTGCCGTATGGGGAGGATTATTTTCAACATTTGATTGTGCATTAAAAGGAATAAGACAAAAGGAGGATCCATGGAATTTAATCGCAAGTGGTTTTCTCACCGGTGGTTTTTTAGCTGCTAGAGGTGGTATTGGTGCAGCAACGAGATCTGCTTGCTTTGGTGCTTGTGTCTTGGCAATAATCGAAGGTGTAACATTTGCCACCGGTAGATTTACGTCTCCACCGCCAGTAATGCAG GTTCCTGATATACGACCACAATCTCCAAATCCCCAATGA
- a CDS encoding uncharacterized protein (SECRETED:cutsite_ICA-QN; SECRETED:prob_0.4317); SECRETED:SignalP(1-29), with translation MGSFKILNDSFIGVLIIFLTASLVSLICAQNINNEADYEMNVLNNRISCSVKNLINPPPLEGIKGTLQWWPTPSVNADTDLIAFIRCDDNKNVISAADSASAILLYSDANPCGFRSSFNFTIPIFITDQKCYDDVSKVLVLNNQVAVEIKGGINFENVPTKDNSPVSTNGSSGENKVLATYQTAMIVLYAVSGVVLGLFFIVVVTNIIKNRLNAPAPQTSQGQDPRPRRGIARSVLESFPVFFFTMGLKDEDDDKKEKDDLEKGKAKELESDIELESLSTDVMKSAPQAEDAKDSSNISTDKTSKASNNNNDDNSQESDPDLPQNPSIAHIKDSSRSRSISTTSNPSATLTNNEVQDGQLTCPICIDDFESGEELRLLPCQHRYHTLCIDPWLLDISPLCPMCKTDYTSWESEMNATQHNQDSSVSSSIETTGNNHYTTHNENQRNDDDSSRASSVHHNFPHFRWIKYLTAIRRRRRHRDRRSSRQSRSAENNNNNRNSQNSNVVGTVITS, from the exons ATGGGatctttcaaaatattaaacgACTCTTTTATTGGTgttcttattatatttttaactgcGTCACTAGTATCACTAATATGTGctcaaaatattaacaatgaGGCAGATTATGAGATGAATGTGCTGAATAATCGAATTTCCTGTTCTGTCAAGAACTTGATAAATCCGCCTCCTCTCGAAGGAATTAAA GGTACATTACAATGGTGGCCAACTCCAAGTGTAAATGCAGATACTGATTTGATAGCGTTTATTCGTtgtgatgataataaaaatgttatttctGCTGCGGATTCTGCTTCTGCTATTCTCTTATATTCAGATGCAAACCCCTGTGGTTTCCGTAGCTCATTTAACTTTACAATTCCTATATTTATTACTGATCAAAAATGTTATGATGATGTTTCTAAggtattagtattaaataatcaagttGCCGTTGAAATAAAGGGGGGTATAAATTTCGAAAATGTTCCTACAAAGGACAATTCTCCCGTTAGTACAAATGGCTCTTCAGGTGAAAATAAAGTGCTTGCAACTTATCAAACTGCAATGATTGTTCTTTATGCTGTATCAGGTGTTGTTTTGGGATTATTCTTTATTGTGGTTGtcacaaatattataaagaatcGACTTAATGCTCCCGCACCACAAACAAGTCAAGGACAGGATCCACGTCCACGTCGTGGAATAGCTAGATCTGTTTTGGAGAGTTTCCCTGTATTCTTCTTTACTATGGGATTGAAAGAcgaagatgatgataaaaaagaaaaagatgatttGGAAAAAGGAAAGGCTAAAGAATTAGAATCGGATATTGAATTAGAATCCTTAAGTACGGATGTTATGAAATCTGCTCCACAAGCTGAAGATGCTAAAGATTCATCAAATATTTCTACGGATAAAACCTCTAAAGCGAGTAATAACAACAATGATGATAATTCTCAAGAAAGTGATCCTGATTTACCACAAAATCCTTCGATTGCACATATTAAGGATTCATCACGTAGTCGTTCTATATCTACAACTTCAAATCCTTCAGCaacattaacaaataatgaaGTTCAAGATGGACAATTGACTTGTCCCATTTGTATAGATGATTTTGAATCCGGTGAAGAATTAAGACTTCTACCTTGTCAACATCGATATCATAc ATTATGCATAGATCCATGGCTTCTTGATATATCTCCTTTATGTCCAATGTGCAAAACGGATTACACATCATGGGAAAGTGAAATGAATGCAACGCAACACAATCAAGATTCGTCAGTATCTTCATCTATCGAGACAACTGGAAATAATCATTACACGACACATAACGAAAATCAACGAAATGATGATGACTCATCAAGAGCTTCTTCTGTACATCACAATTTCCCACATTTCCGATGGATAAAATATCTTACAGCGATTCGTAGACGACGACGACATAGGGACAGAAGATCTAGTAGACAATCAAGAAGtgctgaaaataataataacaatagaaaTTCACAGAATAGTAATGTAGTCGGAACTGTTATAACAAGCTAA
- a CDS encoding 60S ribosomal protein eL36, producing the protein MADKQAKEKKPKSGIVVGLNKGHKVSAREARPKPSRRKGVLSHRVKFVRELIREVAGYAPYEKRVMELLKNSKDKRARKLAKKRLGTFVRAKRKVEELSNIIAESRRAH; encoded by the exons ATGGCGGATAAACAAGCAAAGGAAAAAAAACCAAAGTCTGGTATTGTTGTTGGTTTAAATAAAGGTCACAAAGTATCCGCTCGTGAGGCAAGACCAAAGCCTTCTCGAAGAAAAGGA GTCCTTTCTCATCGAGTCAAGTTTGTTCGTGAGCTAATCCGCGAAGTTGCTGGATATGCACCTTATGAGAAACGTGTAATGGAATTGTTAAAGAATTCCAAAGATAAGCGTGCAAGAAAATTAGCAAAGAAGAGA cTTGGTACCTTTGTTAGAGCAAAGAGAAAAGTTGAAGAACTTAGCAACATCATTGCTGAATCACGTCGTGCtcattaa